CGCGAGCGTGAGAATGGCAACGACGGTGAATCCGGGCGCGCGACGCAGCGTACGGAACGCGAAGCGAAGGTCCTGCGACACCGTGTCGAAGAATCCGAGGCCGGACATGGTGCGGCTCTCCTCCTTGTGGTACGTCGTGTTCCCGAACCGGCGCCGCGCTCGTGCGCGCGCTTCCGCGGTAGATAGCGATTCGCGCCCGGCGTGCCGTTGCTGCATCTCCTCGATCGAGAGATGGAAGCGAAATTCCTCGTCCATCTCGCGATCGTACGAGCGTGGGCGGGTGAAGACCCGCCATCGGTAGCGCAGCGCATCGAGGAGCGACATATGAAGAATCCCTACCTATCGATATGCAGGAATTCTACATATGGCTTCAGGGGGACGGCAACTCTCACTTCAGGCCGTTTGAAACTCGGCGCTGTCTGGGAGCTGGCTTCGGGATCCCTACTCGGACCGCAGCGCGATCGCCGGATCCACGCGCGTCGCTCTGCGCGCCGGAAGGTATGCCGCGGCCAACGCAACGAGGCCAAGGAGGAGACACGCCGCGCCGAGTGCGACCGGGTCCACCGGCTGGACCTGAAAGAGGAGTCCGGCCAGGACTCGGGAGGTGGCCAATGATCCGAGCAGACCAGCAGCACCGCCTAACGCGATCACCGAGAGCGCCCGACTGAGTACGTCGCGCCGAACGCGCTCCGGCCCCGCACCGAGCGCCATCCGCAGACCGATCTCGCGCGTCTCCTCACGCACGGTGAAGGTCATCACGCCGTAGAGACCAATTGCCGCCAGGAGCAGCGCGACGAGGGCGAAGGCACCGAGGAGAAAGCTGCTGAGTCGTGGCGTAGCCAACTCCGTGCCCAGCAGGTCGTCGAACGAGTGCGCATCCCAGATGGTGAGCCGCGGGTCGACTCGCGCGAGCGCGCGCTGCAGAAACGGGAGCACGGTGGAGAAGTTCGCGCTGGTCCGCACGGCCACCGTCGTCGTCCATCCGCCGAACTGCTCCGAGGGGAAATACACGGTAGGCGTCGCGACGCGGAGCGCGCGCAGATGCGCATCACCGACCTCGCCAATCACGATCCGCCAGGTCACGGTGCCGCGGGTGAGCTGGCCCACGCGCTTGCCGATCGGATTCTCCCCGGGCCAGAGCTCCTCGGCGAGGGCGCGACTCACCACGGCCACTGGCGGCGCGCGCTCGTCGTCCGACGCGAGAAATGCGCGGCCGCGGATGATTGGAATACCCATCGTACGAAAGAGCTCCGGGCCCCCGACATCGAGCGACACAGCTGTCGTCGTGTCCCTCGTCGAACCGCCTTCACGAAGGAGGCCGATGACCGCGAAGTCGGCGCCCAGAAACGGCCGCGCCTCGACGGTGCTCAGCGCCGTCACGCCGGGAGTTGCGCGCATGACGGGCAGGACCTCTCTGCCGAGCGCGGCGATTTTGGCGGCCGAGTCGTACGTGACCATGGGAAAGCTTACGCTGAAGACGGAGAGGTGGCTCGGGTTGAAGCCGAGATCGAGTCGCTCGAGTCGCTCGAGGCTGTGAATCAGGAGCCCGGCGCCGGCGAGGGTGACGACGGCAAGCGCGGTCTGTGCCGCGACGAGCGTTTGCTGAAGTCGGCGTCTCTGGCGCGTCCGGCCGCCGGCCCTCGTGTCGATGCGAAGCGGTGACGCCAGGCTGCCACGCGCCACGGCCAGGCCTGGCGCGACACCGAAGAGGAGCGTCGCCAGGAGGGAGATCAGCGCCGCCGTCAGGACAGGCGCGCCCGCGAGCGAGATGTCGTCCAAGCGCGGCAGTTGCGCCGGCGCCGCGGCGACGAGTGCGTGGAGCAACGCCTCCGCCGCGAGGAATCCCGCCACGCCGCCGAGGATGGCGATGACGACGCCCTCCGCGAGCAGCGCCGACAGAATGTCGCCAAACGAGGCGCCGACGGCGCGCCTAACGGCCAGCTCGTGGCTGCGAGTCGCGGCGCGGAGGAGGAGCAAATTGCCGACGTTGAGGCACGCGATCAGAAAGAGCAGCACCACCGCCGCCGAGAGGATCGCGAGGATCGTCGTCGAGCTCCCGAGGACCTCATCGGCGAAGGTGACCGCCTCGGCGCGAGTGACGTGGAACCGTCCGACATTGTGCGATCTGTTGAGAGTTTGCTCATAGGCGCGTTCCCGGAACGCGAGCCACTCGGAGCGCGCGGCGCCCGCCGTCGCGCCCGGCGCCAGGCGTGCCACCGTGATGCCGGCCATGGCAGGCCCGGCACGCGGGTCGCCTTCATACGTGTACCAGTCGTCGACGCCGAACGGGAAATCGAGGCCCGGGGGAGCCACGCCGACGATGGTGTACTCCGCGAAGTGGTAGTCCGGGTCCCACGGGTCGCCGACGTCCTTGCCCAATATCGTCGAGTCGCCGCCAAACTTCTCCCGCCACGCCCGATAGCTGAGCACGACGGCGTGCCGCAACCCCGGCGCGTCGTCCGCCGACCGGATCAGCCGGCCCAGGGCCGGCCGCGCGCCTAACATCTCGAAGAAGTTGCCGCTGATGGCAACGGAGCGGAGGGAATAGGTGACGTCGCCGACGATGCTGGGCGATGCGACCTGGAGCTCGCCGACGCCAGCCACGTCGCGCAGCGTCCGGGTCTCGCGGCGGAACGCCTTTCGGTCATCGGTCGAGAGCCACTGCAGCTCATTGTTGCCGACGAAGGCGCGGAGCACGAAGAGCTGCTGCTGGTTCTGGACCGGAAGGCGCTGGACGATCACCGTCCGCACGATCGTGGACATGGCGATCGCCATGGCGATGCCGACCGCGA
This sequence is a window from Gemmatimonadaceae bacterium. Protein-coding genes within it:
- a CDS encoding ADOP family duplicated permease, which translates into the protein MIDRFRSDLRIALRSLARSPAIAVTTTAILAVGIAMAIAMSTIVRTVIVQRLPVQNQQQLFVLRAFVGNNELQWLSTDDRKAFRRETRTLRDVAGVGELQVASPSIVGDVTYSLRSVAISGNFFEMLGARPALGRLIRSADDAPGLRHAVVLSYRAWREKFGGDSTILGKDVGDPWDPDYHFAEYTIVGVAPPGLDFPFGVDDWYTYEGDPRAGPAMAGITVARLAPGATAGAARSEWLAFRERAYEQTLNRSHNVGRFHVTRAEAVTFADEVLGSSTTILAILSAAVVLLFLIACLNVGNLLLLRAATRSHELAVRRAVGASFGDILSALLAEGVVIAILGGVAGFLAAEALLHALVAAAPAQLPRLDDISLAGAPVLTAALISLLATLLFGVAPGLAVARGSLASPLRIDTRAGGRTRQRRRLQQTLVAAQTALAVVTLAGAGLLIHSLERLERLDLGFNPSHLSVFSVSFPMVTYDSAAKIAALGREVLPVMRATPGVTALSTVEARPFLGADFAVIGLLREGGSTRDTTTAVSLDVGGPELFRTMGIPIIRGRAFLASDDERAPPVAVVSRALAEELWPGENPIGKRVGQLTRGTVTWRIVIGEVGDAHLRALRVATPTVYFPSEQFGGWTTTVAVRTSANFSTVLPFLQRALARVDPRLTIWDAHSFDDLLGTELATPRLSSFLLGAFALVALLLAAIGLYGVMTFTVREETREIGLRMALGAGPERVRRDVLSRALSVIALGGAAGLLGSLATSRVLAGLLFQVQPVDPVALGAACLLLGLVALAAAYLPARRATRVDPAIALRSE